The Flavobacterium piscisymbiosum genome includes a region encoding these proteins:
- a CDS encoding DUF4833 domain-containing protein produces the protein MNKLPFKYFTKTLIVITILVNIISGNLLAQSKNPSPLTFPTPKNIDNMLFYIQRDPNTNTAIYAINYQENGKIDKTNPIKAYWIRYAEKGEKKDFSYIQRKFAYGIESKSLNNEEFELQFVSYKKLPLTLKKIDSDQKYHVFVSVNQKKIQVEKIFVRIEGGSFWLPNVKYAEVTGIDVYSNKMITERMLLK, from the coding sequence ATGAATAAATTACCATTTAAATATTTTACAAAAACACTAATCGTTATAACGATCTTAGTAAATATAATTTCCGGAAATCTATTGGCACAATCTAAAAATCCGTCGCCATTGACTTTTCCAACGCCTAAAAACATAGATAATATGCTATTTTACATTCAGCGCGACCCCAATACAAACACTGCTATTTATGCCATAAACTATCAGGAGAATGGAAAAATAGACAAAACCAATCCTATAAAAGCCTATTGGATTAGATATGCTGAAAAAGGAGAAAAAAAAGATTTTAGTTATATACAACGCAAATTTGCATACGGAATAGAAAGTAAATCCTTGAATAATGAGGAGTTTGAGCTTCAGTTTGTATCCTATAAAAAGTTACCCTTAACCTTGAAAAAGATAGATTCAGATCAAAAATATCACGTTTTTGTTAGTGTAAATCAGAAAAAAATCCAGGTAGAAAAAATATTTGTGCGCATTGAAGGAGGTTCTTTTTGGTTACCCAATGTAAAATATGCCGAAGTTACCGGAATTGATGTTTATTCGAATAAAATGATTACTGAGAGGATGTTGTTGAAATGA
- a CDS encoding REP-associated tyrosine transposase: MSTKYKATTTEEAYFITITAVGWIDIFTRLNQKNILINALKYCQENKGLEIYAYCIMSSHIHLLCKGTNGFILSDIIRDFKKFTSKKMIQTIINEPEKSRREWMLEYFQKSCEHLKKDQNYKVWQNGYHAEHIYSNKFIKQKIDYIHNNPVKDKTVSSAEDYYFSSARNYSGLENDLDVVLLYLF; this comes from the coding sequence GTGTCGACAAAATACAAAGCAACAACCACTGAGGAAGCATATTTCATAACTATAACTGCTGTAGGATGGATAGATATATTCACCAGACTAAATCAAAAAAATATTTTAATAAATGCTTTAAAATATTGTCAGGAAAATAAAGGTTTAGAAATTTATGCCTATTGCATTATGAGCAGCCATATTCATTTACTCTGCAAAGGGACGAATGGTTTTATATTATCTGATATTATTAGAGATTTTAAAAAATTTACATCAAAAAAAATGATACAGACTATAATAAATGAACCTGAAAAAAGCAGAAGAGAATGGATGCTGGAATATTTTCAAAAGTCATGTGAGCATTTAAAAAAGGATCAGAATTATAAAGTTTGGCAAAATGGTTATCATGCGGAACATATTTACAGCAATAAATTTATTAAACAAAAAATAGATTACATCCATAATAATCCCGTAAAAGATAAAACTGTTAGTTCGGCTGAAGATTATTATTTTAGTTCAGCAAGGAATTATTCAGGATTAGAAAATGATTTAGATGTTGTTTTGTTGTACTTATTTTAA
- a CDS encoding REP-associated tyrosine transposase: MSTKYKATTTEEAYFITITAVGWIDIFTRLNQKNILINALKYCQENKGLEIYAYCIMSSHIHLLCKGTNGFILSDIIRDFKKFTSKKMIQTIINEPESRREWMLEYFQKSCEHLKKDQNYKVWQNGYHAEHIYSNKFIKQKIDYIHNNPVKDKTVSSAEDYYFSSARNYSGLENDLDVVLLYLF, from the coding sequence GTGTCGACAAAATACAAAGCAACAACAACTGAGGAAGCATATTTCATAACTATAACTGCTGTAGGATGGATAGATATATTTACCAGACTAAATCAAAAAAATATTTTAATAAATGCTTTAAAATATTGTCAGGAAAATAAAGGTTTAGAAATTTATGCCTATTGCATTATGAGCAGCCATATTCATTTACTCTGCAAAGGGACGAATGGTTTTATATTATCTGATATTATTAGAGATTTTAAAAAATTTACATCAAAAAAAATGATACAGACTATAATAAATGAACCTGAAAGCAGAAGAGAATGGATGCTGGAATATTTTCAAAAGTCATGTGAGCATTTAAAAAAGGATCAGAATTATAAAGTTTGGCAAAATGGTTATCATGCGGAACATATTTACAGCAATAAATTTATTAAACAAAAAATAGATTACATCCATAATAATCCCGTAAAAGATAAAACTGTTAGTTCGGCTGAAGATTATTATTTTAGTTCAGCAAGGAATTATTCAGGATTAGAAAATGATTTAGATGTTGTTTTGTTGTACTTATTTTAA
- a CDS encoding SDR family oxidoreductase, translated as MNFTNKNVLITGGTTGIGLATAKEFIKSGANVWITGRNSENLKNAADEINNPNLKTIVADTANLSDLSLLEKAFAESGNKLDTLFLNAGIATFSSIEEVTEADFDAQFNTNVKGHFFTLQKLLPHLAEGSSVIFTSSTVATAANLGSSIYSATKGALNKIAQIAANELAGRKIRVNIVSPGPVSTPGLHKAVPEDAKEFLANATAMQRLGDPAEIAKTVLFLASDDASFITGTELLADGGYINYALK; from the coding sequence ATGAATTTCACAAATAAAAATGTTCTTATAACAGGAGGAACTACAGGAATTGGATTAGCAACAGCAAAAGAATTCATAAAATCAGGCGCTAACGTTTGGATCACCGGAAGAAACAGCGAAAATCTTAAAAATGCAGCTGACGAAATTAACAATCCCAATTTGAAAACCATCGTGGCTGATACAGCAAACTTATCTGATCTTTCACTATTAGAAAAAGCTTTTGCAGAAAGTGGGAATAAATTGGATACGCTTTTTTTAAATGCAGGAATAGCAACATTTAGTTCAATAGAAGAAGTAACGGAGGCTGATTTTGATGCGCAGTTTAATACCAATGTAAAAGGTCATTTCTTTACACTTCAGAAATTGCTTCCTCATCTGGCAGAAGGTTCATCGGTAATTTTTACTTCGTCAACCGTTGCAACGGCCGCAAATTTAGGAAGCAGTATTTATTCGGCTACAAAAGGAGCATTAAATAAAATTGCTCAAATCGCTGCAAACGAATTAGCAGGAAGAAAAATTCGTGTCAATATTGTGAGCCCTGGTCCGGTTTCTACACCGGGACTTCATAAAGCTGTACCAGAAGACGCAAAAGAATTCCTAGCCAATGCTACTGCAATGCAGAGATTAGGAGACCCGGCAGAAATCGCAAAAACAGTATTATTTCTTGCTTCAGATGATGCAAGTTTTATTACCGGAACAGAGCTGTTAGCAGATGGAGGTTATATAAATTATGCTCTAAAATAA
- a CDS encoding winged helix-turn-helix transcriptional regulator: protein MSNECQVEHRKEIMAVHDTMDILNGKWKISIISSICYHNKRRFTDILNDVNGISNKMLSKELRDLEINKLIKRTVLDTQPVTIHYQLTEYGLTLKTIINDLAEWGIKHRKVIIDG, encoded by the coding sequence ATGAGTAACGAATGTCAGGTTGAACACAGAAAAGAGATAATGGCTGTCCATGATACGATGGATATATTGAATGGAAAATGGAAAATTTCTATAATTTCATCGATCTGTTATCATAATAAGAGAAGATTTACAGATATTTTGAATGATGTAAACGGGATTTCTAATAAAATGTTAAGCAAGGAATTGAGGGATTTGGAAATAAATAAATTGATTAAACGCACAGTTCTCGACACGCAGCCTGTTACAATTCATTATCAGCTGACGGAGTATGGATTGACGTTAAAAACGATCATAAATGATCTTGCAGAATGGGGAATAAAACACCGAAAAGTCATTATTGACGGTTAA
- a CDS encoding sialate O-acetylesterase — protein MKRIFSLLFLAIFTGAFAKVSLPKFFSDHMVLQREATITVYGWAGSGKTVKVSFNNKNLETKANQKGEWSIDFPAEKAGGPFEMKISEENTITFKDIYIGDVWFCSGQSNMGWKLEDALNGKEELSKANYEKIKLLQVSRTMAGTPQKDIEKGQWETCSPKSGEGFSAVAYFFGRELFQKYNVAIGLINSSWGGTNIEAWMSEDLMGKHASARKVIDKMKTMNFSDTVETYKKEFKAWEEKADRLDVGTQEKWHEKTYNTSSWKPINLPVYWSKAKITPNDGVIWVTRSFDLTAKDLASDDIILSIGRVDNEDITYINGIKVGESTQKDLDRFYKVPKTVLVAGKNIITIRVKNTGDIGGFRGDASSLNLKTASQKLSLAGEWRYEVGTKDIEEVPERQHPTKYATSLYNGMVAPFFGIKIKGIIWYQAEANSKNAKEYATMFQEMITDWRKNWKSDVPFIFAQLPNYDNQNNRWITLRESQAKALNLKNTGMAVLIDVGENDNIHPIHKQVVGKRMALIAQNIAYGEKEVPASAPVFDSYKADKNSITVTFKEGTFATESVKSNINGFMIAGSDKKFYPANAFLQADLKTIKLTSSEVSHPVEVRYLWADAPGEIMLYNTSGLPTPPFRTDNWQ, from the coding sequence ATGAAACGTATATTTTCCCTACTCTTTTTAGCGATTTTTACAGGAGCTTTTGCAAAAGTTTCACTACCAAAGTTTTTCTCAGACCACATGGTCCTGCAACGCGAAGCTACAATCACAGTTTATGGTTGGGCTGGCAGCGGAAAAACAGTCAAAGTGAGTTTTAATAATAAAAATCTGGAGACAAAAGCCAATCAAAAAGGTGAATGGTCTATTGATTTCCCGGCAGAAAAAGCTGGCGGCCCTTTTGAAATGAAAATTTCAGAAGAAAACACAATTACTTTTAAAGACATATATATAGGAGATGTTTGGTTTTGTTCTGGACAATCTAATATGGGCTGGAAACTGGAAGACGCTTTAAACGGAAAAGAAGAATTATCAAAAGCGAATTACGAAAAAATAAAACTGCTTCAGGTTTCAAGAACAATGGCCGGAACGCCACAAAAAGACATTGAAAAAGGCCAATGGGAAACGTGTTCGCCAAAAAGCGGTGAAGGTTTTTCGGCAGTGGCTTATTTCTTTGGAAGAGAATTATTCCAAAAATATAATGTAGCAATAGGTTTGATAAATTCATCTTGGGGAGGTACCAACATTGAAGCCTGGATGAGCGAAGATTTGATGGGAAAACATGCTTCAGCAAGGAAAGTCATTGACAAAATGAAAACAATGAATTTTTCTGATACAGTAGAAACGTACAAAAAGGAATTTAAAGCCTGGGAAGAAAAAGCGGATCGGCTTGATGTTGGAACACAAGAAAAATGGCACGAAAAAACATATAACACTTCCTCCTGGAAACCTATTAATCTTCCTGTTTATTGGAGCAAAGCTAAAATAACGCCTAATGATGGTGTGATTTGGGTAACCAGAAGTTTTGATCTAACGGCAAAAGATCTAGCTTCAGACGATATTATCTTAAGCATCGGACGTGTTGATAATGAAGACATTACTTACATCAATGGAATTAAAGTTGGTGAAAGCACTCAAAAAGACTTAGACCGCTTTTACAAGGTTCCAAAAACTGTTTTGGTGGCTGGAAAAAATATTATCACAATTCGTGTAAAAAATACAGGAGACATTGGAGGTTTTCGTGGAGATGCTTCTTCTTTAAATTTAAAAACAGCTTCGCAAAAACTTTCCCTGGCGGGAGAATGGCGTTATGAAGTGGGAACAAAAGACATCGAGGAAGTTCCTGAGAGACAGCATCCAACGAAATATGCTACGTCGCTTTACAACGGAATGGTCGCACCTTTCTTCGGAATAAAAATTAAAGGAATTATTTGGTACCAAGCCGAAGCAAATTCTAAAAACGCAAAAGAATACGCAACAATGTTTCAGGAAATGATTACTGATTGGAGAAAAAATTGGAAATCGGACGTTCCGTTTATTTTTGCACAATTACCAAATTATGATAATCAAAATAACCGCTGGATTACGCTTCGTGAGTCACAAGCAAAAGCATTGAATTTGAAAAATACAGGAATGGCTGTCCTAATTGATGTTGGTGAGAATGACAATATACATCCCATTCACAAACAAGTTGTTGGAAAAAGAATGGCTTTAATTGCCCAAAATATTGCTTATGGAGAAAAAGAAGTTCCAGCCTCAGCACCTGTTTTTGACAGTTACAAAGCTGACAAAAATTCTATTACGGTAACTTTTAAAGAAGGAACTTTCGCTACCGAATCTGTAAAATCAAACATAAACGGTTTTATGATTGCCGGAAGCGATAAAAAATTCTATCCGGCAAATGCTTTTTTGCAAGCCGATTTAAAAACGATAAAATTGACAAGTTCTGAAGTTTCACATCCTGTAGAAGTCCGTTATTTGTGGGCTGATGCACCAGGAGAAATCATGCTTTATAACACAAGTGGTTTACCTACACCCCCATTTAGAACAGATAATTGGCAATAA
- a CDS encoding FadR/GntR family transcriptional regulator, with amino-acid sequence MQEFSLNSFKSPEEEQIIQKLKELITSQKLKPGDRLPSERKLSEEFGVSRGNVREVIQKLEFYGLLKTLPQSGTFVANLGVPALSGMITDILQLKKPDFKSLVESRIMLEMQVVALASERRTEAQLKNIEEALIAYKNKVEQNESAVEEDLMFHLKISEASGNPVLNTLMLIITPEIITNFEKYHVCKNSMNGENIIEHQQIYEAIREKNPEKAKRELQFHFKTLYEYCNKTETLMNINESIF; translated from the coding sequence ATGCAAGAATTTAGTTTAAATAGTTTTAAATCTCCGGAAGAAGAGCAAATCATTCAAAAGTTGAAGGAATTAATTACTTCACAAAAACTGAAACCTGGTGACCGATTGCCTTCAGAACGAAAATTATCTGAAGAATTTGGTGTGAGCAGAGGCAACGTAAGAGAAGTGATTCAGAAATTGGAATTTTACGGATTGCTGAAAACATTGCCACAAAGCGGAACTTTTGTTGCAAATCTTGGAGTTCCAGCATTAAGCGGAATGATTACAGATATTTTGCAATTAAAAAAACCTGATTTTAAGTCATTAGTTGAAAGCAGGATTATGTTGGAAATGCAAGTTGTGGCTTTAGCTTCTGAGAGAAGAACTGAAGCACAACTAAAAAATATTGAAGAAGCATTAATCGCTTATAAAAATAAAGTGGAACAAAATGAAAGTGCCGTTGAAGAAGATTTAATGTTTCACTTGAAAATTTCTGAAGCCAGTGGAAATCCTGTGCTGAATACCTTGATGTTAATCATCACTCCGGAAATTATTACAAATTTTGAAAAATACCATGTTTGTAAAAATTCGATGAATGGAGAAAATATTATAGAACACCAACAAATTTATGAAGCTATAAGAGAAAAAAATCCTGAGAAAGCCAAACGTGAATTGCAATTTCATTTTAAGACGTTATATGAGTATTGCAATAAAACAGAAACTTTAATGAATATCAACGAAAGTATTTTTTAA
- a CDS encoding SusC/RagA family TonB-linked outer membrane protein translates to MKLKNFILLSALMLTSFVFAQEKYTLTGTVIADFDKLSLPGANVTVLGSKTTIITDAEGKFSIPVNENSSIQVSFVGMKTRVVLVNGQRNITISLVEDSKNLDEVVVVGYGTQKKSSITGSVSKLENTNLDEIPVSRVDKALQGRIAGLQIQNTTSEVGEAPQIRIRGMGSISASSDPLVVVDGFPISNGLEFINPSTIESIEVLKDASSTAIYGSRGANGVILVTTKSGSETKTLYQFKSFFGVKSVYEKIDMYDTYEYTDMLRRERQLQENYTAGLSGAVPATIGYTSREKGMREVANHSGGGTDWQDEGIRNFATIKNYELNVSGGGKNATYYISGQYIEDEGLMKDNFLNRVNFQTRVKAKLSDKLTLDVNLRPSYSFKRRSTISYSDLTRSLSFMPSKHNEYTSALTGYPVGEYAHGRHFNNVNFNYTDENGVQQNFTTSLWGTNNNSPISRMENEERYIHDYRMLTNFVLEYKINKRLTFKTSGGVNLDYSNYERFRNSQADQTGQAIGEDDSNLKADLLTENTLNYKWKNKKHSIDALGGITYQKTNIKGTGIYGTQFPSDYIGTLNGANVIDANETFTRKEQIGLLSFLARVNYAYKDKYLLSIAARADGSSLFGPDNKYGIFPSASVGWNVSEENFWKQNIQWVNRFKLRTSFGITGNNDITNYSFTNLLYSSNYSLGQGAGSVTSGLGETGDVLGNPEIGWEQTLEYDSGADLSFFGNKLNATFDYYYSITDKLLLQQNVSYITGHNQFFNNIGKIQNKGFEVEISGNVRAKNFTWKPAFNISFNQNKLISLGGEAQFISQGERNEEYIAKVGEEAVQFYGYKMIGVWQTADELANNPHSADDAVGGIRVADINGDGVINASDRTTLGSPFPDFTWGFYNAITFNRFDMNFLIQGSVGGEVFFGDGYYNEMRYLYKDFAQDRWFSEGVPASKPRENNGRAWQNTSYLVQDATYMSLRNVTLGFSAPEVFTSKLGITKARFYLSGENLLFVKSSGFFGLNPEGITNSGVYSSPLISGYQRGAFPVQRTISFGIDINF, encoded by the coding sequence ATGAAATTAAAAAACTTTATTTTACTCTCGGCTTTGATGCTGACCTCTTTTGTTTTTGCGCAAGAGAAATATACTTTAACAGGAACAGTCATTGCAGATTTTGATAAATTATCATTGCCTGGCGCAAATGTCACTGTTCTGGGTTCAAAAACTACAATAATCACAGATGCCGAAGGTAAATTTTCTATTCCTGTAAATGAAAACAGCTCAATTCAAGTTTCTTTTGTGGGAATGAAAACCAGAGTTGTATTAGTTAACGGCCAACGAAATATCACAATTTCTCTTGTAGAAGACAGCAAAAATCTTGACGAAGTTGTGGTTGTTGGATACGGAACTCAGAAAAAATCTTCAATTACAGGATCTGTTTCCAAATTAGAAAATACAAATCTTGACGAAATTCCGGTTTCTCGTGTAGACAAAGCTTTGCAAGGAAGAATAGCCGGTTTACAAATCCAGAATACAACTTCGGAAGTTGGTGAAGCGCCACAAATCAGGATCCGGGGAATGGGCTCTATTTCTGCAAGTAGTGATCCATTGGTTGTTGTTGATGGTTTCCCGATTTCAAATGGTTTGGAGTTTATAAATCCAAGCACAATCGAATCTATCGAGGTTTTAAAAGATGCAAGTTCAACGGCAATTTATGGTTCTCGCGGAGCAAATGGTGTTATTTTAGTGACTACTAAATCGGGTTCTGAAACAAAAACTTTATATCAATTCAAATCATTCTTTGGGGTAAAATCGGTTTATGAAAAAATCGATATGTATGATACTTATGAGTATACGGATATGTTGCGAAGAGAGCGTCAACTGCAAGAAAATTACACCGCTGGTTTAAGTGGAGCTGTTCCGGCTACAATAGGTTATACTTCTCGTGAAAAAGGGATGCGTGAGGTAGCAAATCATTCTGGTGGTGGTACTGATTGGCAAGATGAAGGCATTAGAAATTTTGCAACCATAAAAAATTATGAACTGAATGTTTCTGGTGGTGGAAAAAATGCAACATATTATATTTCAGGTCAATATATTGAAGATGAAGGTTTAATGAAAGACAATTTCCTGAATCGTGTTAATTTTCAAACCCGCGTAAAAGCAAAATTAAGTGATAAACTTACGCTTGACGTGAATTTAAGACCCTCTTATAGTTTTAAAAGAAGATCTACAATTTCTTATTCAGATTTGACTCGTTCTTTAAGTTTTATGCCTTCAAAACACAACGAATATACTTCTGCATTGACAGGTTATCCTGTTGGTGAGTACGCGCACGGAAGACATTTTAATAATGTAAATTTTAATTATACAGATGAAAATGGTGTACAGCAAAACTTCACGACTTCGCTTTGGGGAACGAACAACAATAGCCCGATTTCAAGAATGGAAAACGAAGAAAGATACATTCACGATTATAGAATGCTCACCAATTTTGTATTAGAATATAAAATCAATAAACGTCTTACTTTTAAGACTTCTGGTGGTGTAAATCTGGATTATTCAAATTATGAGCGTTTTAGAAATTCACAAGCAGATCAAACCGGGCAAGCGATCGGGGAAGATGACAGCAATTTAAAAGCAGATCTTCTTACAGAAAACACTTTAAATTATAAATGGAAAAATAAAAAACACAGCATTGATGCCTTGGGAGGAATCACATACCAAAAAACAAATATTAAAGGAACCGGAATTTATGGAACGCAGTTTCCTTCAGATTATATTGGGACTTTAAACGGAGCCAACGTAATTGACGCCAACGAAACATTCACAAGAAAAGAACAAATTGGTTTGCTTTCTTTTCTGGCAAGAGTAAATTATGCTTATAAAGATAAATATTTGCTTTCGATTGCAGCACGTGCTGACGGTTCATCTTTGTTTGGACCAGATAATAAATACGGAATTTTCCCTTCTGCTTCTGTGGGATGGAATGTGAGCGAAGAAAATTTCTGGAAACAAAACATCCAATGGGTAAATAGGTTTAAATTGAGAACCAGCTTTGGGATTACCGGAAACAATGATATTACCAATTATTCTTTTACCAATTTATTATATTCTTCAAATTATTCGTTAGGTCAGGGTGCTGGAAGCGTGACTTCAGGACTTGGTGAAACGGGGGATGTTCTTGGAAATCCGGAAATCGGTTGGGAGCAGACTTTAGAGTATGATTCAGGTGCTGACTTGAGTTTCTTCGGAAATAAATTAAACGCGACTTTTGACTATTATTATTCGATTACAGATAAATTGTTACTGCAGCAAAACGTCTCTTACATCACAGGTCACAATCAATTTTTCAACAACATCGGAAAAATCCAAAATAAAGGTTTTGAGGTAGAAATTTCAGGAAATGTTCGTGCCAAAAACTTCACATGGAAGCCAGCATTTAATATTTCTTTTAATCAAAATAAGTTAATTTCTCTTGGTGGTGAAGCACAATTCATTAGTCAGGGTGAAAGAAACGAAGAATATATTGCCAAAGTTGGCGAGGAAGCAGTTCAATTTTATGGTTATAAAATGATTGGAGTCTGGCAGACTGCTGATGAATTGGCAAATAATCCACACTCTGCTGATGATGCTGTTGGAGGTATTAGAGTGGCTGATATCAACGGTGACGGAGTTATCAATGCTTCAGACAGAACCACTTTAGGCAGCCCATTCCCGGACTTTACCTGGGGGTTCTATAATGCTATCACTTTCAATCGTTTTGATATGAATTTTCTAATTCAGGGTTCTGTTGGCGGCGAAGTTTTCTTTGGGGACGGTTACTATAATGAGATGCGTTATTTATACAAAGATTTTGCCCAGGACAGATGGTTCAGCGAAGGTGTTCCGGCTTCAAAACCTCGTGAAAATAATGGTAGAGCATGGCAAAATACTTCTTATTTAGTTCAGGATGCAACTTATATGTCATTAAGAAATGTGACTTTAGGTTTCTCTGCTCCAGAAGTTTTTACAAGTAAATTAGGAATTACAAAAGCAAGATTTTATTTGTCAGGAGAAAATCTGCTTTTTGTAAAATCATCAGGATTCTTCGGATTAAATCCAGAAGGAATTACAAATTCAGGAGTTTACAGCTCGCCATTGATTTCAGGTTATCAAAGAGGTGCTTTCCCTGTTCAAAGAACAATTTCTTTCGGAATTGACATTAATTTCTAA